Within Candidatus Schekmanbacteria bacterium RIFCSPLOWO2_02_FULL_38_14, the genomic segment TCCAGTTTTCTAGAAATCTCTTCAGTGATTCGTATCTTTCTTTATACATGAGTGCCCTCTTCTTCAAGAAGATAGCTATCCTCAGAGAAGCTTCAGCAGATATTTCATTTTTGCCATATTCATTTATAACCTTCCTGTATTCTTCTATTCCTTTTTCAGGATTATCCAAAAAATTGATATAAATATCTCCTATTTTCATATGAGCCTTGGCATCAAAAATACTTTTTGGGTCTTCATTTATTACGTTTTGAAGCTCTTTAATGCTGCTTTCATAGTCTTTTTTGATTAAAAAAAGAACAGCCAAATGATATCTAATTTCATCAGCTAATTCTTTACCTCTGTTCTCATCAATTATCTTTTCAAGCTCTTTAACAGCAGTTTTGAAAAATATATCTTTACTGTCTGTGCTGTTTCCAGCAAGGAAGTTTGCCAGAGTGGTATCCCCTATTACCCATCGGAGGTTAGATTTTAACTCAAGTGCAACCTGAAGATTCTTTAAAGCCTTATTGTAGTCTTTACGGTTAAGATATGAGTATCCTAAATAATAATAGACTCTGGCATTGTCTGAATACTTATTGTTCAGTTCATTTAACTTTGAAATAGCAGAGTTGTACTGCCTTGAATTCAATAGATTAGCTACATTCTGTAGTTCCTCTTTGCTTGGCTTTGAACAGCAGAATAAAAAAATAGATACAATAAATAAAAAGGTAACTTTTAAGAATGAGGATTTTTGCATAACAAAATATAAATCCCTAAGTTCCTCTCTCACTCATTCATGCCAGTTTTTTACTTTTGTACTAGGTGTATAGGGAGGAGTCCCGCCACTGTTGACATTAGTATTGGAATTAGTGGATGCTGAGATTATCTCAGTTCCTAAAATACCTATCACTACAATTGCCAGTCCCAGAATTACTAATTTCTTAAACATACAATCACCTCCAGTCATTGTTTTTTAGAAAAAATTACCATTGTCCATGGTTATATGAAGTCCATAGACCTGTAACCGCATCACCATTGCCTGCTGATTTTGTTAGAGTACTTATATCCACCAGTTCTGCTTTATAAATTTGCCCTGTGGCAATACTTAAAGTTGTTATTGTAGATGTTATATAGTCGCTTCCAACTTTAGTGACTACCGGCTCTAACCTGCTAACTCCTGCAACAGCAGTTCCATAAGGGGTATAAAGTTCACCACGTAGCGTTGTCCCGCCCTGCAGTATGAAAGTTTTGTTTACATTATTAATAATAGGTTCTCCAACAATATCCCAGTCTTCGGTAGCGAGATTATTGTCACGGTCTTTGTATATTATTAATGCCTTGTTTTGGTCATGGGTCTCATAGGCATTAGTACAAATTCCTGTTATTTTGCCAAGAGTCGCCGGCTCAATCCCATAATCATATCCATTGCCTCCAATTACTACACTATTGTAAGAGTAGTTGTCAATATTTAAAGTAGAATTTGAAGAATCTTTAAAAGTTTGAAAAACCAAAAGATTATCTTCGAATTGTACTTCAATATCTCCATTGACTTTTTTAGGGTTTTCACCTTCAAACATTGATTCAACTGCCGGGAAAGTAATTTTTGTAGGATCTGTCCAAAACCATTTGGGCCTATTAAGGGTTATAAGGGCATTACTCCCACTGATTGTTATCCTCTTATAAAGTGGCCAGTTTCCTTCAGCATTGGAAGAACTCAAAAGAGTTAAGAGACTGCTATCTTTATACCATGTAGTATCTACCCAATTTAACGGATTTGTAATAGTTGTCCGGGGAGGAGTTGAAGTTGAACCTACTTCGTAGATTTGGCTTGTTTCTGAGAAATTATTACCCGCAGAAGAAGTGAGACTTGACCTTACTGCCTCCATTCCTCCTTCAGCGATATAAAGGGCTTCTGTCGCTGTCCTTACATTACCTGATATTTTAATTTCAGTGGTAGAGGTAATCAATATAGCAAGCCCCAAGACGGTTATAGAAACCAGAATCAAAAGAGCAATAACAAAAGCTGCTCCTTTTTCAGAACCAAGATTTAACTTCAATCCTCTTGCCTCCCTTATAGCTACTATTTTATTTTCGTTAATTTTACTCTTAAACTATAATTTTTGTCCACAGTTTTTATCTGAAAATCTTCCTTCAAATTCCCTTTAATTCCCCTTTGCTAAAGGGGAGAATTTTAAGTTCCCCTTTGAAACCTGCCTGCCGGCAGGCAGGAAGGGGGATATAGGGGGATTTTTCACATAATTCAATCAGCTAAGTTTCTCAGCATTACATCTGTCTCAAGCCTTGTCCTGTGATAATTTAATTCGTTTGATGGATAAGGGATTCCTGTGTCATAATTTCCTGAGCTTGTATATCCCTTTTCGGTTTTTGATGTTCTGCCTACAAGAAGTATGCCAATACTTCTTATTTGTGTTGTGTCAAGAAGGTTGACTCCTGTATATGGCGATGGCAATGGATCTGGAATACTAACATTGCTCCCATCGTAATATTTAAACTGGAGATAATCCAAGTTATTGCAAACCGGGTCATTGCCACCTCCATCTATTTCCCTTGTGAGTTCCTTGTCAGTGGTATCTATTGTATAGGTTACGGTATTGACCACATGTATTGTGCTACCTGCTGGATATGTACTTGACAGAGCTGAGGTTACGGTTAAAGACCCTGTGGCTGTACTAGAGATAGTAGCTTGGCTCCATTTCGCTCCATCAGTTATATAAATTGTCTTACCGATTCCAAAATCCACGCTTGAATTTACAGAGAGTACTGTTCCGGATGCATAATCACTTGATAATTCTGTATGTACATCTGAGCGATTGGCTAAGAAGGTAATGGAATTTTCTGTAGCATTAGTAATTCTTATTATGGTGCTTGGAGATGTGGCAGAGGGAACACCATAACCTGTTATCCTGAGGTCTCTGCTGAGGGCGTCCGTTGCTACTCGCAAATTCTGCTGCATCTCTGTTAACTGGTCCTGAAGGTTATAGCTTTTCTGCTGATAATCAAAAAATTGATAAATAAAAACTACTAATATGCTGCTTAAAAGCACCGCTATCATCATTTCTATGAGGGTAAAACCATTTATATTTTCCCTATTAAACATAAGGCTATTGGATGGTTTCGTTCTCGATTTTACCGTCATTGCGAGGGACTTTAGTCCCGAAGCAATCTCATAATTCATCATATAAATCTTTCCATTCTGGATTCATATTTTTAATCAATCCAATTTTCTTATCTCTTGAACCTGACTTAATCTGTTTTTCTCTCAAAATAGCGTTTTCTATATCATCAAATACCTCATAATAAACCAATTTATTAACATTATATTTCTTCGTAAATCCTTGATGGATTTCTTTATTCCCTTTAGTACAATTTTTATGCTCATAAACCCTTCTTATTAAGTCATTTGTAACTCCTGTATAAAGAACCGTATTCCATTCATTAGTCATTATATAAATGTAATATTGCTTTCCCACGAGATTACAGAATTTCTCCTGAGCCTTAAAGAATGAGATTGCGGAGCTTGTTCCGAGCAATGCGAAGGAATCTGCTCCGGGTTTGCTTCGGCTTTGCCTCGCAACCGCTTTGCTCCTCGCAATGACATCTTAACTAAATTATCCCAACTCTTTTTTATGAAAAAGCCAATTTTTATTCCTTTACTGTGCTATTGCGGTCGTTAAACTCACACTGTGCGGTGTTGTTGAGATGAAAGGTTTCATCTCATACCATGTGACAGCAACAGTTATTGTCTTCATACCTGTCTGTGGTACACCTGACGCGACTGTTGTAGTCCTTGTAAATGCATTGTTTAATCCTATATTGGTTTCTGTCTGATTGGCGATGCTATCATAGTCGGTATTTTTCAACTGCTCAATTTTTTCCTGTGCGAGGTTTGTGGCGTAGGTAATTGCTTTGCTAAAGACATTACTCTTTATAATAGCTACATTTAATGCAAAAAAACTTAATAACCCTATTGCCAATACTATCATGGCAACCATAACTTCAATGAGAGTAAATCCACCAGCATTTTTTTTAAATTTTTTCATATTTACTCCCACGGAGGATTAATGCTTGATTTATACCTGTAAGATTTTATTCTTCCTGTTGTAATGACTGTTACTGCCTTCATGCGGTCCTTGCTACTTGCTGTAAGGTCCTGAGAAAGGATAAAATAAGCAGTCCCGTTATCGCTGGCAGTCCCATCTGTTTTGAAATAAAATTTAGGGGGATTTCCTGAAAAATTTACAGAACTTGTAATTGCGCTTCCGCTGACCCCGATGGTTCCGGAAACATATCCAAATCGCACATCCGGGGAATCAGTGCCTATATTTACTGTCTTATATAATTCACTACTGTCAGCAGTTCCATTATTATTATTATCATCATAAATACTATAGCGATTGTTGTTTATATCAAAAGTTATAATGTACTTATTATTTTCAGAAATAGCGCGGAACTTTGCCAGCATTAAATCAGAAAAAAGGTTTCTGGCAGCTCCGTTTACTCTTATGTTCCTAAGCATGGAGATTATTGATGGAGTAGCAATGGCTGCCATTACACCCATTATGGCAACAACAATAAGGGTTTCTAAAAGGGTAAATCCATAATCTCTTTTTTTAAAATGTTTCATAATTAAAAATACATCAGATTTCTTGCAAAATCAAGAGAACTATTGGGGAACAGGAAACAGATTTTTTCATCATTATGCTATTTTTCGGGCTTTTCTTCTCTAAAAGTAGCCAATAAATTAATCACAAAGAGCAGAATAGAGACAGCCATAGTTATCCCGAACAGCACCAGCAGGTAATCTGTTAATCTTCCTCCAAAATAGACTGAGATTGTATAAAAGGTTGCCATCCCAATAAGCCCTATGTTTGCGGTCCAGAACTGAATGTTTGCCATTGGTTTGCTGTAAAGTTCCTTGCCACGGAATCTTGGAAGGACATGGTACCCTACTCCGAAAATCATCATTGATACAAAACCAAGAAGGTTAAAGTGGGAATGAACAAACACAAGGTTCTGATAGTTTGAATTATAAAGGAAAAGAACTCCCAGGATTGTTCCCAAAAGAAGATAGGTGAGAGATGCTTTTATAAACCTTACAACAAAGATATCCATGCAAAACTCCTTTCTTTTTTATTAAAGGGTATTTCAATTTAATATGAGATATATTTTACCCTTCGATAATTTTTAACAGCTTGCCTATATTCAAAATTATTATTTTTCTTTCTGATGACTTGATAATTCCGTCTTTTGTCCATCTGCTCATTATCCTGATTGTAGTTTCAACAGTTGTTCCAACCATTTCAGCTATATCCTGTCTTGTAAGCAGCAGGCTGAGTTTTACAGTATTTTTATCCTTTTCTCCAACCTTATCTGCCATTTTAACCAGCAGGCTTGCAATTCTTTTTTCAACTCTTTCAACAGCAAGATTTCTTATGGTATCAATGGCTTCTCTGAGCCTTCTTCCTAAAGTTCCAATAATTTTTCTTGCTATAACAGGATATTTTTCTAAAAGATTAAAAAAGTCCTTTCTTGATGTCATCATGATTTCACAATCTTCCATTGCTTCAGCAGTAGCCGGGTAGGGACCACCATCAAATATTGAAACCTGGGCAAAGGCTTCACCGCTTGGTATCACTTCTAATAATACATTTTTTCCCGTTTCAGAATGTTTTATAATTTTTACCTTTCCTTCTTTTACTATGCAAAGATATTCCGAGGGTTCACCTTCAAAAAAAATGTATTCTCCCTTTGAATATTTTTTCTCGAAAAAGTTTTTTGCAATAATCCTGCAGTCTTCTTCAGGGAGTGATGAGAATAAAGAGTTTTTCTTCAAAAGTTCAAATTTTTCATTCATGCCTTTAACTTATATTAAATTACTTTTTATTTCAATATGTTAATTGATTCTTTCTCAACAACTTAATTTATTTTAAGATTAAGAAATATCATTTGATTTATGAAGGGCATATATATAACATAGCAAAAAGTAACAATAAAAGGAATAAACAAATGCCCCGTATTTTCGACAATATCCAGCAACAACTTTTACCAGCTCTTCAGGATACATTAAAAGTCGCAAACCGTGCAGACTTTGAGCATAAGAGAGGGAAAATAAAATAAAAAATAATGAGTAAAGATAAATCTTTCACCATTCACGACCTGCCAAAACAGGAAAGACCAAGAGAAAGGCTTAAGAATCTCGGAGCAGAAGCACTTTCCTCCCAGGAACTTTTGGCATTGATTATTGGTCGCGGTATTCCAAAAAAATCAGTCATAAATATTGCACAGGAGTTATTGACAAAGTTTGGCAATATTAAAGCTATAAGTCAGGCAACTATAGAGGAACTATCTCAAATAAAAGGGATAGGTTTTGCAAAGGCAGTACAAATAAAAGCCTGTTTTGAATTAGGCAAAAGACAGGATTTGGAACCAGAGATTAAAAATATTGATATCTCAAATCCAGAAAGTTTGATAAAAGTTATCAGTGCAAGTATTCAGGATAAAGCAAAGGAACATTTCAAGCTTGTTCTTTTAAATGCACGGAATAAAATCATTGGTATATCTACTATATCTGTTGGCACATTAAACTCAAATTTAGTGCATCCGCGAGAAGTTTTTAAAGAAGCTATCGTCCATAGTGCTGCTT encodes:
- a CDS encoding excinuclease ABC subunit C — its product is MTNEWNTVLYTGVTNDLIRRVYEHKNCTKGNKEIHQGFTKKYNVNKLVYYEVFDDIENAILREKQIKSGSRDKKIGLIKNMNPEWKDLYDEL